The Caulobacter sp. FWC26 genome contains a region encoding:
- a CDS encoding D-glycerate dehydrogenase — MAARKLKVIVTRKLPDPVETRMCELFDTELNVSDKPLTQDELVDAMSRADVLVPTITDRIDSRLLSRSGDRLKLIANFGAGVDNIDVATANARGIIVTNTPGVLTEDTADLTMTLIMAASRRIVEGAEVVKAGGFHGWSPTWMLGRRLWGKRLGIIGMGRIGQAVARRAKAFGMQVHYHNRKPVNARIAEELGCTYWESLDQMLARMDFVSINCPHTPATYHLLSARRLKLLRSHAVVVNTARGEVIDEGALANMLAKGEIAGAGLDVYEHEPAINPKLLKLPNVVLLPHMGSATVEGRIDMGEKVIVNVKTFMDGHRPPDRVIPAML, encoded by the coding sequence ATGGCCGCCCGCAAGCTCAAAGTCATCGTGACCCGCAAACTCCCCGATCCGGTGGAGACGCGGATGTGCGAACTGTTCGACACCGAACTGAACGTCTCCGACAAGCCCCTGACGCAGGACGAGCTGGTCGACGCCATGAGCCGCGCCGACGTGCTCGTGCCGACGATCACCGATCGCATCGATTCGCGCCTTCTGTCGCGATCCGGTGATCGGCTCAAGCTGATCGCCAATTTTGGCGCCGGCGTGGACAATATCGACGTCGCCACCGCCAACGCCCGCGGCATCATCGTCACCAATACGCCGGGCGTGCTGACGGAAGACACTGCCGACCTGACCATGACCCTGATCATGGCCGCCTCGCGCCGGATCGTCGAAGGGGCCGAGGTGGTCAAGGCGGGCGGATTCCATGGCTGGTCGCCGACCTGGATGCTGGGCCGCCGCCTGTGGGGCAAGCGCCTGGGCATCATCGGCATGGGCCGCATCGGCCAAGCCGTCGCGCGTCGCGCCAAGGCCTTCGGCATGCAGGTCCACTACCATAACCGCAAGCCAGTCAACGCGCGGATCGCCGAGGAACTTGGCTGCACCTACTGGGAAAGCCTTGACCAGATGCTGGCCCGCATGGACTTCGTGTCGATCAACTGTCCGCACACGCCGGCCACCTATCACCTGCTCTCGGCCCGCCGGCTGAAGCTGCTGAGGTCGCACGCCGTGGTCGTCAATACCGCGCGCGGCGAAGTTATCGATGAAGGCGCGCTGGCCAACATGCTGGCCAAGGGCGAGATCGCCGGCGCGGGTCTCGATGTCTACGAGCACGAACCGGCCATCAATCCCAAGCTCCTGAAGCTGCCCAACGTCGTGCTGCTGCCGCACATGGGGTCGGCGACGGTCGAGGGCCGCATCGACATGGGCGAGAAGGTCATCGTCAATGTGAAGACCTTCATGGACGGCCATAGGCCGCCGGATCGCGTCATTCCGGCAATGCTCTGA
- a CDS encoding group II truncated hemoglobin, with protein MTDAVQQTAFDQIGGAAPVAAMVNAFYDLMETDPAYARLRAIHAEDLTPMRASLAGFITGWLGGPRDWFAARPGVCMMSLHRAMPIDAELGRQWLDAMSRAMDQAGIEREMAGALRDVFGRMSANMATT; from the coding sequence ATGACCGACGCCGTCCAGCAGACAGCTTTCGACCAGATCGGCGGCGCAGCGCCGGTGGCGGCGATGGTCAACGCCTTTTACGATCTGATGGAGACCGACCCGGCCTATGCGCGTCTTCGAGCGATCCATGCCGAGGACCTGACCCCGATGCGAGCATCGTTGGCCGGTTTCATCACCGGCTGGCTCGGCGGGCCTCGAGATTGGTTCGCGGCGCGACCCGGCGTCTGCATGATGTCGCTGCACCGTGCGATGCCGATTGATGCGGAGCTCGGGCGACAATGGCTCGACGCGATGTCACGCGCGATGGATCAGGCCGGAATCGAGCGGGAAATGGCCGGGGCCCTCCGGGATGTCTTCGGCCGGATGTCCGCCAACATGGCGACGACCTGA